The window CACAGTTCGCCGGCCTCGCCGTCCGCGACCTGGGCGCCCGCGCGGTCGCGGAGTTCGACCTCGAAGCCGGGGACGGGCCGGCCGACCGTGCCGGGATGGTTGTGGTCGAAGCCGTTGGCGCAGAAGGCGTGTCCGGCCTCGGTGGAGCCGATCTGTTCGAGGACGGGGGCGCCGAGCAGTTCGGTGACCTGCTTGCCGAGTCCGGCGGGCATGCCCTCACCGGCCGACACCGCCGCGCGCACCGAGGCGAAGCATTCCTCGTGGCCGTCGGCGCGGTCGGCGACCAGGGCGGCGTACGCCGAAGGCACCGAGTACAGGAGGGTCACGCGATGCCGGGCGACGAGTTCGTCGACCGCCGCGGGGGTGGGACGGCGGTCGGCGAGGACGGCGGAGGAGCCGGAGAAGAGGGGGAAGACGAGGGCGTTGCCGAAGCCGTAGGCGAAGTACAGCCGGGAGACGGACAGGGTGACGTCGTCCGGGGTGATGCGCAGGAGCCGGCGGCCGATGAGGTCGTGGTAGGTCCTGGGGTCGCCGTGGACGTGGACGACGCCCTTGGGGCGGCCGGTGGTACCGGAGGTGTACTGGATGTACAGGGGGGTGTGGGCGTCGACGGGGTGGGCGCGCCGGGCGGGGGCGGCCGTGGCGCTCAGGGCGGTCAGCTGGTCGGACCCGAGGCGGGGCGGTGAGGTGGTGGCCCCGCGGGCCGGGTGGGGCCGGTCGCGCCCCGTCCGGGGCGCCGGGATGTAGGTGTCCAGCGCCGGCCCCGTCACCCAGAGCACCGCCTGTGTGTCCTCCGCCATGAACTGCAGTTCCGGCGGGGTGAGTTCGGGGTTGACCAGGACCGCGACCGCGCCCAGGCGGGCCAGGGCGAGGAACGTGGTGACCCAGGTGACGGAGTCGGGGAGGGCGAGCAGGACGCGGTCGCCGGGGCGGACGCCGTGCTCGGTGAGGACCGTGGCGGTGCGGGCCGCGAGGTCGTGCACCTCGCCGTGGGAGTAGGCCCGGTGGCCCTGGTGGAAGGCGGGGCGGGCTGTCCAGCCGCGGCGGTCGGCGAGGGCCGCGAGGTGCGCCGCGAGGTTGCCGGGGGCGCCCGCGTCGGCGGGGAGCCGGGTGGGCTTCGCTGTGGTCGTGATCGTCATCGCGTCGGCTCCTCGGTGACGGCCGGGGCGGAGGCGTGCTCCCGGTGGGCGCGCATCGGCGCCGCGGTCTTCAGCAGCATCTCGTCGTACTCGGCGGCCGGATCGGAGTCGAGGACGATCGCGCCGCCCGCGCCCAGATGCATACGGCCGCCCTGGAACACGGCGGTACGGATGACGATGTTGAGGTCGGCGCCGCCGCTGCACCCGAGGTAGCCGAGGGCTCCGGAGTACACGCCCCGCGCCTCGGTCTCCAGCGAGTCGATGATCTCCAGCGTGCGGAGCTTGGGGGCCCCGGTCATCGATCCGCCGGGGAAGCAGGCTCGGACGCAGTCGACGGCGTCGGTGCCCTCGCGCAGTCTGCCCTCGACGGTGGAGACCAGCTGGTGCACGGTGGCGTAGGTCTCGGTGGCCATGAGGCGGGTGACCTTCACGGACCCGGTGCGGGAGACCCGGCCGAGGTCGTTGCGGAGCAGGTCGACGATCATCAGGTTCTCGGCGCGGGTCTTGGCGTCCGCCGCCATCTCGGCGCGCAGCCGCTCGTCCTCCGCCGGGGTGGCGCCCCGGGGGGCGGTGCCCTTGATCGGCTTGGCCTCGGCGATGCCGTCGCGGGTGATCCGCAGGAAACGCTCGGGCGACGAGCCCGCGATGTCGAGGTCACCGAACCTGAGGAAGGCGGCGTACGGGGCCGGGTTGATGCGGCGCAGCACCCGGTAGAAGTCGTACGGGTCGTACGGGGCGGGTAACCGGGCGGCGTTGGTCAGACAGATCTCGTAGCTCGTGCCCGCGTTCAGCTCGGCCTTGCAGGCGTCGATGTCGGCGAGGTAGGTGGCGCGGTCGCGGACGAGCCAGGGTTCGGCGGCGCGCGGGTAGGGCGGCGTGGCCGACCGCAGGGGGACCGTGGTGTCCGAGCCGATGAAGGTCAGCTGGGCCAGTGCGGAATCGAGCCAGTCGCCGGCCTCACGGGACGCCGCCGGGGTGTCCTCGGCCAGGCAGACCGCGTAGGTGTGGCCCTCTTGGTGGTCCACCGCGATCAGCCGGTCCGCGAACAGCCAGGAGGCGTCCGGGGTCTGGGCCCGGTGCCGGTTCGGGGACCCGGTGTCGGCCTTGAGTTCGTAGCCGAAGTAGCCGACGTATCCGCCGGTGAAGTCGAAGGGCAGGCCCGTCGCGTCGACCTTGCGGCTCGCCAGCTGGCGCTTCAGGTAGTCGAAGACGCTCGCCTTGACCCTGCGGGTCGGGCGCCCCTCCCGCTCGATCTCGCACAGGCCGCTGTCGACGTCGTAGCGGACGACCTCGGCGAGCGGGCCGCTGCCGTCGCCGAAGAACGAGAACCGCGACAGGCCCTGCTCCACGCGGGAGCTGTCCAGCCAGAACGCGTGCGGCGCGTCGGCGTGCATGCGGGTGAAGGCGGCCTCGGCGTCGATCGCGCCCGCGATACGGCGGGTGTGCAGCCGGTAGGCGGGCCCCTGGGCCCGCCGGGGGCGGGGGATCGCACCGCTGAGGGAGATGACCGCGGTGTTGTTCGTACGCGGGCTGCCGGCCCGTTCCTCCGTGAGGTCACGGAAGTTGACCAGCAGACGGTGGCCGTGCTCGGTCAGGATCGACTCGGGGTGGAACTGCACGCCCCACAGCGGTCGTTCGCGGTGACGCAGCCCCATCAGGACGCCGTCCTCCGACCAGGCGGTGGCCTCCAGGGTCGGCGGCAACGGCTCGCGCACGGACAGCGAGTGGTAGCGGACGACCGTGAAGTTCTGGGGCAGCCCCCGGAACAGGTCGCGTCCGTCGTGCCGGACCGTGGACAGGTGCCCGTGGCGGGGCCACGGGGCGGGCTCCACATCGGCCCGCTCGCCCACCGCGATGCCCTGGTGGCCCAGGCACACGCCCAGCACCGGGATCCGGGCCTCGGCGATCACCCGGGCGGCGATGCCGAAGTCGCGCGGTTCCGAAGGGTGCCCGGGCCCCGGCGACACCACCACGTTGTCGAAT is drawn from Streptomyces bottropensis ATCC 25435 and contains these coding sequences:
- a CDS encoding benzoate-CoA ligase family protein, which gives rise to MTITTTAKPTRLPADAGAPGNLAAHLAALADRRGWTARPAFHQGHRAYSHGEVHDLAARTATVLTEHGVRPGDRVLLALPDSVTWVTTFLALARLGAVAVLVNPELTPPELQFMAEDTQAVLWVTGPALDTYIPAPRTGRDRPHPARGATTSPPRLGSDQLTALSATAAPARRAHPVDAHTPLYIQYTSGTTGRPKGVVHVHGDPRTYHDLIGRRLLRITPDDVTLSVSRLYFAYGFGNALVFPLFSGSSAVLADRRPTPAAVDELVARHRVTLLYSVPSAYAALVADRADGHEECFASVRAAVSAGEGMPAGLGKQVTELLGAPVLEQIGSTEAGHAFCANGFDHNHPGTVGRPVPGFEVELRDRAGAQVADGEAGELWVRGPTVTPGYLNRPEETARTLVGGWLATRDRAVREPDGTYRHLGRADDMEMVGGITVSPLEVEALLRTHPGVRDVAVAAVTDERGASRLRAFVVPVPPIGVGLEAELICMARDRLAAFKVPRSVSFVPTLPRTATGKLRRHLVRQGAW
- the pabB gene encoding aminodeoxychorismate synthase component I; translated protein: MKTLLIDNYDSYTYNLFQLIAEVNGEEPVVVLNDAAVEDIPELREFDNVVVSPGPGHPSEPRDFGIAARVIAEARIPVLGVCLGHQGIAVGERADVEPAPWPRHGHLSTVRHDGRDLFRGLPQNFTVVRYHSLSVREPLPPTLEATAWSEDGVLMGLRHRERPLWGVQFHPESILTEHGHRLLVNFRDLTEERAGSPRTNNTAVISLSGAIPRPRRAQGPAYRLHTRRIAGAIDAEAAFTRMHADAPHAFWLDSSRVEQGLSRFSFFGDGSGPLAEVVRYDVDSGLCEIEREGRPTRRVKASVFDYLKRQLASRKVDATGLPFDFTGGYVGYFGYELKADTGSPNRHRAQTPDASWLFADRLIAVDHQEGHTYAVCLAEDTPAASREAGDWLDSALAQLTFIGSDTTVPLRSATPPYPRAAEPWLVRDRATYLADIDACKAELNAGTSYEICLTNAARLPAPYDPYDFYRVLRRINPAPYAAFLRFGDLDIAGSSPERFLRITRDGIAEAKPIKGTAPRGATPAEDERLRAEMAADAKTRAENLMIVDLLRNDLGRVSRTGSVKVTRLMATETYATVHQLVSTVEGRLREGTDAVDCVRACFPGGSMTGAPKLRTLEIIDSLETEARGVYSGALGYLGCSGGADLNIVIRTAVFQGGRMHLGAGGAIVLDSDPAAEYDEMLLKTAAPMRAHREHASAPAVTEEPTR